cataatacTGTACAATTCAGTCAGTTTGCATATGGTACAGTACAGTcatatgtatacatacacaatatacagtagaatcccgattttaagtttttcaggggacccgaaaaattatttgtaaaatcagggaaaatgtaaaatcagggaaatgtgtaactgtttcttcaagtactgaaaggatataagcacaggagtccgttttactttgagGTACAATATTGTGTTAATAagaaagggttaagcattgcagtgttaatgttacactaaggggggcatgtgcaaggcctctctatgacagtcacatacacaacctaaagcaataagtgattggtacaggactgtataaggggcaggctaattggaattgaccatttacaggcagaaccatggcaaagtaTATCTGGTTAGTgttttaaacctttttatttcacaaataataacccattgaaatacattataaattggtgggaccacaaaaaaaaaaatgtaaaatgcgggaaaacttaaaatcgagCTTTCACTGTAGTACAGTGATGGGTATAGTGCACACATAATACACTTAATAGCTGTGTAAATTGCACATACAATACATCATAGGGCATATTGAGTGTATAATTCCATGATAATATATAGTCTCCCTTAATATTATTTAACTACCTGTTATAGGAGGAGGTACAAGTAGATTGGACCAATTAGTCTAGGGACCCTTAAAATGACATTCAATAAAGTCAAAGGGGTGTGGGTTAGAGCTACACTGACAGGAGGGGGCATAAACTGATGCCCGAGGAAtgggaaaatatgaaatatgagaAAAATAAGATGACAGTGGCACTGAGAAAGTAATAAGAGGAGGGAGGAATGAAAGATAAGATGGCatgaaaaagaaaagaggaaTGAAATGCTGGGGGGGGTCAAAAAGAGGAGCAGATTGGAATGTCATGGGCTTTACAAAGGGGATCAGAGGAGAATTAAAGGAGGAGTAAGTGAAGGGGAGAGTTGTACGGCTGTGCAACCCCCCAGCCTAAATGTTGGAAGAGTTTAATATGCATGGGGCTGAATCTGTCACAGTGCTCTCCTGCTTCCTCTATGCTGTTGGCCCATAACCTGATCATGCCTTGGGGCGACATTATATTATAATGGGGATCTCACCAGCTAGATGGTAAAAAATCAGCCAAGAATGGTGCCAGTAGTACAGATTTACTGTACTTGCAGGTAAATTCCCTATTAACAATCCCCTGTCATTCTGCCCCCTGCCAAACTCCAATCTGTCCCAATCCAATCTCCCCCTCTATTATCATGCATCTATATACCTCTGTCCTCCACACCATACCACTTTTGCCCAAAACTACCCCCCTTTTATGTCATTAGTTTACCTCCTTAACTTTACTGCTCCATCCTACATCATCACCTTGACTATTTCTGCTGATacaagatggcaaccctaggagtGCATTTGCATACTGAGGGCCATCACAATCCTGTAGAAGGCTGCGTCCAGGCTAACATGCTTCCAGCTAGACGTTAGTCAAATGGCTGATATTCTTTCGTGTTCGTTTTAGTTTTGATGGATTGAAGATCCCCAAAACTAGATGTTTCTGGATTTTCCAGTAGATCTGTGACCCCCCCCAGTTCATTGACCCTATGTTGTTGGCATGACTCAGGGTCCTAGCTGTAtttgtacctagggttgccacctggccggtaaaaatgatggttgatcccaatgttattaatagggaaaaaagaaaagataaatatataggaaggccggtatttttttccagaaaaggtggcaaccctacttgtggcTTGAATATCCCCAGAGTTGGATGATTCTGGATTCCAGGTAGATTCCTGACCCCTGGTTAATTGACCCTATATTGTTGGTGATGGGTTGAATATGCCCAAATCTAGATGCTTCTGGGTTTCTGGTAAATGTttgataaattatatttatgcTTTATTGTTGATGGGACCGAAGAGCCTCCAATCTAGATGGCACTGGATTTCTCGGCTgacttcttcctctgcttctcaTTGCTGCTCTGGCTGTCTGGCATAACCTGTGTAAGGATGGTGGGCGCACTGCTCACCATTGAGTTATTCTGCTGCCTTAACAGGAAATATTCCCTAAAATGGCATCTGCACCACTTCCTGTGGATCTCACTTTGTACCTGGCAAGACATGCACACAATATTTCTGTTATCACCTGCAGGATTGCCCACAAAATGACCCAACACAGACAACAATACAGGAACCTTTTGGCTTGGAATAAGGGGATGATCCACTTACCTCTCTATTGAGGAAACAATAGAGCACAGCTACCAAAAAACCCTGAGGGAAAAcagaactattattattattccagaaTCAGATAATCAGCCTCAGAACAATGGCAGACTCCATGCATCCTAGTAAAACTAAGGGAAGGAAATCTAGGTCTCTTGGACTTCAATGATCACCTGGAAGGATCCCAGTGTTAACTCAAATGACAGGCGGATCTTAATCGTGTCACTGCTCACATCTTCTGGGAAGAAGGCAAAgaccatataatggatcccaaagAGTGGGATGAGCAGCAGAGTGGATCTTGCCAGCCTTCTATGGGAAACAGAATGTCAGAAATTACCATGACTATTCCCAACTGTGTCCAGGCACTTAGAGCCATTCTGCCAAATGTAGCAAAATGGTCATAAAATGACAGTGCCAGCCACAGTACTGGCAGTGTCACCATGCAGCATCTCTGGCACTTACTTGTACTGCCCCAAATCATTCCTTGAAACCACATCCATCGTCTTCAACTTCTTCATCAGAATGCGGATGATCCTCACGAAAAGGATAAAGTTAATCTAAAGGGGGGCAGTTATATGACAATATTTACTGTAGATGCCCTGATGGGGAGAGACCTATTGCAACTCTCAGGCAGTTAACGGGTGAATAATTAGCATTCTGCCACTGCTACAGCCTTGGCTAAAATAATCAGTTTGGGGCACTAATAGATCCACCCTTACAGTGCCGCTATTTGGTAAGGATCTCCTTTAGGTCATAACAACAGAAAACACGGCTCTATCAATATCAGCCGATGAGCTGTTTTTTCACAGATATCTAGGACCAGAAAATTCGTACTTATTGAACTTTACGACAGCTGTCCAGAAGAGGGTAACAGAGCAGACATACATTCATCCTAACCTCAAGATTGCCACCCCCCCATACTATCTCTGGTTATCTGAGCTTGAAACTAGGGCCTTGGAAactgagatttataaagtgttgaTGGAGCGCCACCTACTGGAGATCTTGTGTTACAGGCTGAAATTATGAATCAAACGGTCAGGTAAATTATGTACTGCCAGTAAAGCATCACATTGGGGCCAACAACAGCACTGTCCCAAGCAACTCCATAAGATCAGCCTACTGGTGGCTTCACATTCCCATAGTAAACACTACTTTTATGTATTTTCTCTTGTGTTTGTTAGATTTCCCATAGCACTGTAATTCTGCCCATGGGACATGTCACTACTACAGGAACAGGACACCAGTAGAGTCTGAGAATACCTCCTCTAgactaagataaaaaaaactcccGGCATCCTCTACAGGCAAGATAGGCAAGGACATGCTTGGAATTGCAGTTCTGTAGCAGCAGTTGGCTGTAAGTAGGTGGGCCCAGAACATATTATATCTGGGTTTTATTTCTGACTTACAAAGATGGACAGAATGACTGGGCCTCGGATAATCCACCAGATACTGGCATTGGAATTAATGTCCCAGCACCTGCAAGGAAGCATATGCAAGTCATTCATACTGTATACCCTCTTGGGGGACATTCATATATACTGCTGGGATGGAGACTCCTTTTGGCAGAAATACAGACAGCTTGGGTCAGGAGGAGTTAAGCTCTGTACCCATATTTAGGCCTTGTCCCTAGAAAAAAATCACAGTGTTATCGTGGGGCCCTAGTGAGAGACAGTAACTTGTGAGCAATGGCTCTGAATTGGTACTGTGCTCTTTTACCCTCCAGACAGGGGAGGTGGGGGATGGGCTGTGACTGTTCATTTCATCCAAGTACCTAGAATTTATTAAGTCTCCTGGGTACCCacaaatttcttatttttatactggTGCTTCAGGGaacactgggggtgccaaacaatGCCAACATGTGAAGACAAAGTGGCAGGAAGAAATAGGACAGTAACCAGGACTGATGGGGGAAACCAAGACCTAACCATTCACTCAGGCAGAATTTTGGGAGCATGGTACCAGGTCATATCTATGTAATGGCACATTCCACATCCAAGGAAAAGTAGATATCATGAACATGAAAAACACACTAACAGCAGGGGGAATCGGATGGCATGTTAAGCCAGTTGATTCTTAATGGATAATTGTGATATTTCCTCCTTTTAGGTCTGATCTGCCTTAGGCTTTTGTATGTAAAGGTGCCCCCAGTCTGATACAAATCAACCAGCTCTTTCCTGGTAGGATGGTACCAGCTGCCACAGACTGAGTCTTGTGATTGTGTAAGCCAATGGCATACCAGACACATAGATTGAGGCATCTCTCTGAGGCAAGTAAACTGGACCAACTGAAAACAAATTTGCCACATGTGAGCCAGCCTGCTTAGTTTTGATTGCCGAATGGAAGAACAGGGTCAATATATTACTTGTAGATAGATGTTTCTGCCATGAAGGTGAAACGTGGCTCTGTAAACTGATGTGTTGCAGTTATAAATAGAAGTAATTTTTGCATCCCATCACTCGCACTTACCCAATGTTCTCATAAAGATGGCGGCACACAGTCCAGgcaataatgaaagccaatggaGAACCTGGAAAGCAGGACGGAAACAATTAGCTTGCCTTATGGCCAATTAGTCCAATATTGAGACTCCAAGCCATCTATTTTGTCCTCTGTCATTCTTAAAACAAAAGATGACTGTGCCCATCCCCTCACCCCAACCTCAGACCCTAATGTACTGCACTCACCCCAACCCAAGGCGATGTACCAGCAGAAGTACTTCCACTCTGAGAAGAAGGAGATTACCAGCAGGGTATGGAGATACAGTCCTTCCACCAGAAGCCAGCTGTAGTTGGCCATGATGCAGTACTGGAAAAAAATTATAACGTAGCTGCAGTCAGTCTGTGGATAAAGGAAAGGTATTTTCAGCTCTTCTGTGCAGAGGGTGCCAAGTAACACAAACAAACAGATCTGGAGAATTTCTAGACCAGATaaacagtggtgtgaaaaactatttgcccccttcctgatttcttattcttttgcatgtttgtcacacttaaatgtttctgctcatcaaaaaccgttaactattagtcaaagataacataattgaacacaaaatgcagtttttaaatgaaggtttacgttattaagggagaaaaaaaactccaaatctacatgggcctgtgtgaaaaagtgattgccccccttgttaaaaaataacttaactgtggtttatcacacctgagttcaatttcaaaggttataaagccatttctaaagctttgggactccagcgaaccacagtgagagccattatccacaaatggcaaaaacatggaacagtggtgaaccttcccaggagtggccggccgaccaaaattaccccaagagcgcagagacaactcatccgagaggccacaaaagaccccaggacaacatctaaagaactgcaggcctcacttgcctcaattaaggtcagtgttcacgactccaccataagaaagagactgggcaaaaacggcctgcatggcagatttccaaggcgcaaaccacttttaagcaaaaagaacattaaggctcgtctcaattttgctaaaaaacatctcaatgattgccaagacttttgggaaaataccttgtggaccgacaagacaaaagttgaactttttggaaggtgcgcgtcccgttacatctggcgtaaaagtaacacagcatttcagaaaaagaacatcataccaacagtaaaatatggtggtggtagtgtgatggtctggggttgttttgctgcttcaggacctggaagacttgctgtgatagatggaaccatgaattctactgtctaccaaaaaatcctgaaggagaatgtccggccatctgttcgtcaactcaagctgaagcaatcttgggtgctgcagcaggacaatgacccaaaacacaccagcaaatccacctctgaatggctgaagaaaaacaaaatgaagactttggagtggcctagtcaaagtcctgacctgaatcctattgagatgttgtggcatgaccttaaaaaggcggttcatgctagaaaaccctcaaataaagctgaattacaacaattctgcaaagatgagtgggccaaaattcctccagagcgctgtaaaagactcgttgcaagttatcgcaaacgcttgattgcagttattgctgctaagggtggcccaaccagttattaggttcagggggcaattactttttcacacaggtttggatttcttttctccctaaataataaaaaccctcatttaaaaactgcattttgtgtttacttgtgttatctttgaataatagttaaatgtgtttgatgatcagaaacattttgtgtgacaaacatgcaaaagaataagaaatcaggaagggggcaaatagtttttcacaccactgtatatctgctgagaaatatataagACAGAGCAATAATCTCCCTTGCACATTCACCCAGTCAGGGTATAGATTACATTTATGGGTCTGCCAAAAAGATATCCCTGGCGCTGAGCACTAAACAGTATGTAATTGCACCTGCCAAATGTCTCTGCTCCCAAATTCCTACTTGGTTTTGAAACATAAATTCTATTACAATTACTAAGATTGAGTGCTACTTCCCCTCATTTGAATCTATTTGTTCCTTTGGATTGAGGTGGAACAGA
The Xenopus laevis strain J_2021 chromosome 9_10S, Xenopus_laevis_v10.1, whole genome shotgun sequence DNA segment above includes these coding regions:
- the sctr.S gene encoding secretin receptor isoform X2, with protein sequence MTISNWLCSPGIWALALLLRPVAAFQLSCDLLRDLQIQEDLCTEALAAENASTNHWAEGGCAGIWDRISCWPSSAFGETVTIPCPKFLQGLTDQQGSLYRNCTKDGWSMRFPSVDVACGYDANITEPDNVVYFMHLKTLYTTGYGTSLASLVLALALLASFRRLRCTRNYIHMHLFASFILRAMSIFIKDEVLYSTEDIDHCNAYSYCIMANYSWLLVEGLYLHTLLVISFFSEWKYFCWYIALGWGSPLAFIIAWTVCRHLYENIGCWDINSNASIWWIIRGPVILSIFINFILFVRIIRILMKKLKTMDVVSRNDLGQYKRLARSTLLLIPLFGIHYMVFAFFPEDVSSDTIKIRLSFELTLGSFQGFLVAVLYCFLNREVQSEIHRKWCRCHFREYFLLRQQNNSMVSSAPTILTQVMPDSQSSNEKQRKKSAEKSSAI
- the sctr.S gene encoding secretin receptor isoform X1, producing the protein MTISNWLCSPGIWALALLLRPVAAFQLSCDLLRDLQIQEDLCTEALAAENASTNHWAEGGCAGIWDRISCWPSSAFGETVTIPCPKFLQGLTDQQGSLYRNCTKDGWSMRFPSVDVACGYDANITEPDNVVYFMHLKTLYTTGYGTSLASLVLALALLASFRRLRCTRNYIHMHLFASFILRAMSIFIKDEVLYSTEDIDHCNAYSTDCSYVIIFFQYCIMANYSWLLVEGLYLHTLLVISFFSEWKYFCWYIALGWGSPLAFIIAWTVCRHLYENIGCWDINSNASIWWIIRGPVILSIFINFILFVRIIRILMKKLKTMDVVSRNDLGQYKRLARSTLLLIPLFGIHYMVFAFFPEDVSSDTIKIRLSFELTLGSFQGFLVAVLYCFLNREVQSEIHRKWCRCHFREYFLLRQQNNSMVSSAPTILTQVMPDSQSSNEKQRKKSAEKSSAI